tGTTTTATTCAAAAAGGAATATAACCCATCACCCTGGGAAAGGGTTACAACAACATACTATAATATCTTCAACATACTATAATATCTTCAACATACTATAATATCTTCAACATACTATAATATCTTCAACATACTATAATATCTTCAACATACTATAATATCTTCAAGTatgcgctaatcctccaatcagatttgcagaatggagtggtgatatcAACCtgtattgcacggctaatattaagctacctgcgtcttgtgtgatCTATTTCACGCGTCAACTTTACTtaaagataaatacgttatcacacgcacgctcgtggaaatacagacaaaaatagcgcttctgcatcccatatccaactagGCCTTCGGCCTCGATAGATATGTGACGCAGAAGCgttatatttttccgtattccactggcgcttgtgtgataacttatattatggCAATATTAGTTGGTTTGAAATTGTAGTGATATTTTAATGAATTTGCactaagtacatgtagtttgattcACTCACCCATTTCGCCAGTCTCTAGGAACAGTGCATTGATGGAAGCTAGAGCACTGAAATACATGAcatcaatgttgtttttgacTGCAACCTGAAGGCTTGCAATGGGCTCCATACGCTGTACAGGGCCGTTGGAATTCAGTGGTAACGTCACATCTAAAGATTGGTTCATGTTGAGTGGACTCGGAACGTTCAATGGTTGAGCTGGCACTAAACCAAAGCTGCAAATGTAGAAATAATGGTTATAACAAAGTCTATTGTGTGAGATACATTTAAGGTTTTTACAAAATCAAGAATTTTTaatagccattggacactttctgaacagaacaaaaatttaaagttcacagttttacaaataacttacagggtttacagaaggtagttgtgaaaaacttcccttgaaatattattccatgaaatgctttacattttgagaaaacattaaaacaattatcaattctcgatatcgagaataactgatttattttaaacacatgtcatgacatggcgaaacaagggtgggttttcgcattattttctcccgactcagttgaccgattgagcctaacttttcacaggttaagtctttaaaatataaaaaaatgtgatacacgaagtgtgggcccttggacaatactgtttcccgaggttgtgcgattgctttaaatcGCCTTGTCTCCTCAGATTCAAAGCTATTACCTAATTGAGATACAACACATTTGCTTGATGCCTCTTGTGCAAAGTTAGTATTGTTTTAATGAtggaaatcaatttttttttatactgatttggctcaccctgggtagataaagaaaataaataaggtTCTATGCCGTTACAAAATTGTGACAATGTGTTTGCTTGTTCTCTTGTTCTAGTGACGATGAAAATACAAAGTCAAGactaaaagtttttgcaaagtATCTCTTGTGCGAGATCAATACAATCACAACATCACAACATCACAACATCACAACATCACAACATCAAGATACAACGCTGTTGCACTTTAATGCAGTAATATTAACTATTTCTCACCTGTTCTTATTGAGCTGTATTGCAAACTGACTCATCTGTTGCATGGCTTTATTGGTTAATGTCATGTCCATGCAGAGTTGACCTTGCCGGCGACTGAACGTCCCCTTGATCTCTAGACCCTTGCCTTTAGAGGCTGCAAGCCATTCCTGAATGAAGATAATTACATGGTATGTCAAACTTGTGTATTGTACAATTTGCTGCTtcagaaaatacaaaatatttatttgatttgggattgagcaaaacaaaaatgattagcACAGCGATTTTAGATAACTCAGGTGGTTGAGCGCTCAGTTGATACAGTGTGGGCACGTTGAtccgaaggtcgttggttcaaaacTGTTTCTTTGGTCAAcccaaaaattatttcaaatctaCCTGTTGAGTTTCCCTTGTgggtttttattcaaaatatttttttttttgacaaataaaAGCAACAAGTTTTGACAACGAAATCACGGAAAACCACTTACTGTTTTTGGTTCGACGTACATGCCTGGTACCAGACCAGGTCCCGCAGCCAGACTGAAGATATCTCCTAGGGCACCCATTGTGCCCATGCTACCACCACCACCCATCattggttgttgttgtggtACTGGTTGACCCATGGCTGGACCTCCGATCTGttgcacaaaaaacaaagtACACTTACAACATAAGCAACCTCAACTCTGGAAATTTATGtcaaattgaataatatttatttatttataaaaacaaaagtatttaGCGCATTATCTAAtaacatttttcaaaacaaatacactTACAACATATGCAAACCTCAACTCAAGAAGTTTGTGCACTAACTTATCTAAACTGCTTGTCCACAACACCCTATACTTGACAACTTATTCTTGACAAAATGGAGTTCTTCATGTttcctttttaaacaaaacatttgttccTGTGACCTTCTATACAGAAGAAAAGGACAGGACAGGCTTTTGATAGAGAAACTTACCAGGCTATCTAGACCTCCTCCGATTAAGTCCAGGCTACCACCACCCATCATGGGTTGTGCTGTCATGGCAGACATAGGAGGTGTAGGAGCAGGGGGACCCAAGTCCATACCAAGTAGATCCCCAATGAGATCACTTTGGTGGATAGGCTGGGCCTCCGGAATGATTGTGGTGGCTGGCGTGGCTGGCATTGCTGCAGCAGTCTCACTCTCAGGGGATGTGGAACCAGACCTAAGGTCAAAACggcaaatttatttatttcaaacagtCAAACAACTTGATATACTGTGgaaatctcacccccccccaaaaaaaaaaaaaaaaaaaaacctagcaGTTTCTTGGTGCAATTAAATTGGACCAACTTTCAGAGTTTGTGTTGAAAGGGTTGATTAAATCTGCTCCATTCAAAGTGCATTTGTATTGGTAACAACGACCAAATGAacttgtgaacaaaataaagtttgggAAGGACCAAGGTGCTTTCTTCGTGAGGGCTAGTCAAAATCCACCAGCCTGTGCCAGACTCGACACTTCTTAATTTAAAAATACCAACCCAAATTACTTAGACCAATTACTACGTGCAGGCAAGTCAGTACAAAGATATAGGAGAATGTTTTCTTTCTGGTACCTACAAAAAAAGGTAACTTCTTGATTTGAAAAAAGCACTTGTTTCTGTCAGTAACTGCTTGATATAACAACATTGTACGAGAATTGAAAGAGGAAGACCCTGGTGAGACTTACCCTGGTGTTCGTGTTGGTAGAACTCTTCTTGTTGCATTGCGACCCTCCACGAATGCACTCGGTGGTTTGTGGTAGACAGAGGCCAGGCTACCAATGTAACATATGAGTTCATCCAGCAAGGTTGGCTCAATGAGATCTGTCTCCTCTGAGATAAGAGGTTTGTTGGCGAGGACGACATCCTTAGCAGCCGCTGGGTCTGTTGAGAGAAGGCGCCAGTAGATGTAGCCACGGTCTCGGAGATCAGGGTTGTCGCTGTCCTGTAAACAAATAGATAGATAATTAATCATCTTTACATGTTTAAGTATAGAATTTTCTAAGCtacacaacaaataaattttgatgtcacatatATGTCACCATGTTAAATGGAAATATTAAATCAGAACCCTGCTTTTGCAGATACTTTTGTATATGGAACAAACATACTGAACACGAATGCTTTGAAATttaattccatttttttttacaaaattttgcCTAAATTAAAGTCAAACCAAACATTAATCCTACTTAAAGATGAAACTATAATCCCACTGCTGCACCCACTTTTGCTCAAAGGTTCGTGAATTACATCAGTTTGTTTCCCCACGTACTATCACATTCTAAGAAGACCTTGAAATCCCCCTTTTGCACCCACCTGTGTCGCAAGACTCAACACCTGTTGTACCAACTCCTGAGTATCTGTTGGACGTTTGAGGAACAGCTTAACAATGGCAGTCAAGAGCTGAAGCTGCACCTGTGTGTTCTCATCATGGAACCCTTCCAGGAAACTCTCCAGGAGCTCATCAGCGTTGTCAATTCGCTCAGCGTATTCTCCGATAATCCAAATCATGGAAGCTCTAGAAATTCCAACAGCACAGGTTTAATTGTTTGAAAGACTACACCCTGAAAACCAAATAGCTTTTTATCCCCAAGATTCTTTTTAGGAACCAATGCACACATTTTGACAGGCCTCTACTTAACCCGTGGAACCCACTGCAATGCAGTGAAGCCCTGTGTTTTTGCAAGGTTTTCAGGActttacattttcttttatagaagtgcaccttaccagaggaaaactgTTGTTCCCCTTCAAGACTGAAGTTGAAGGCCTGTTTTGAAGTTTCAATcttctaattaaaaaaaaaactaaacaaacccAAAAGTTTCTAAATAGGCTTAATGCTTGATTGAATAACATGTACAGAAACTAACCATCTAAGACAATTTATTCCATATCTCCATAGGTCAAACACTTCTTGTCAAGTTACAAATGGCATATCCGTCTTACCGAGCCTCAGGTTCATCTAAAGTGTCCAGGTTCTCACACAATGTTGCGATAATACTCTCATATTTATTGGGGTACTTGCGGAAGATGTCCTTGATCACAACAATGGCTTCCTGGACCACATAATTGACCTTTGTCTGGATGAGGTCAAGGAGAGTGCTCACACACCGCTCAGCAGATTGctgcagtagaaaaaacaagttATCGTTGCGTAAGTGCACAACAACCACGTATTTCCTTAATCAGAATTTACATTACGTAAGTTTGAGAGTGTTAAAAGGTTGTACCTCGCTTAAAATAACCCAGATGTTCACACAAAAGCAGTAGGCACTGAGATACAATGATATTGCgtgaaatatttttgtgaaagaCATGACGTTGTTGTACAATCGAGATACAAAGTTGTTGCACAGACGCAACATTACGGAAGTTCGAGAAACAACCGCCTTAAACACTTCCTCAACAACCGTCTCCCACATCCCAATAAGTACAAACAACTACTTAAATCTTTCGCATTTTATTTAATATAACAATTGTGGAATATACAATTCTATCATTGCACTCTCCAGCCAAACTGTTTCAAAACACCACAGGATACTGTGAGTCCGCTGTACACAAGTACAGAACTTTCActgaactcgggaaagtaccgcgtatacaatgcttacacacatcagtgtaagggtaaatacaaataatataagTCACAAGTTTTTCACATGATACCAGCCATATAAACTCATGAAACCCAtgtacccaatgctagcctaaAAAGTATGTGGTACTGTGTGTAGAAGGGTGCACAGTAAACTTGGgcaatatcacgatattatcgaatatcgcgatactaatttggaaacgatttcgatatcggatcgatttggtttaatcaaaatatcgatatatcgcgatatcgattaagtatcgcgatatcgattaagtatcgcgataccgcgatgtatttgctagctgagacatcgtgcaccccataggtttggagtaaaaccagaagaataggtcattagaacacctctcttatgcttttcactgggagtttgaagactgatgatgtcaaacttaattaatcgcgattatatcgaatatcgcgatatattgtcggcgatatatcgtgaataaaataaatcaatatcgcccaagcttaatacAAAGTGTGCTCTAACTCACCTCAACTTTGATGGCACAACGTCCGATAGCTCGTACTGACTTGCGGACAAAGTCAACGTCAACCTCTGTAGCATACTCCTTGAGCTCAGCCAGGACCTGGGCGATGTTAGCCTGGGAAGCCAGACGGATCATGATGTCCAGCTTCTCAAGCTTAACATAGATGGGATCGTTGTACTTGACGAAGAACACTTTCATTTCATGCTTCAGGATCTCTGCCCTGTTTGGatgaacaagaaacaaaatgaagacaaaaacaaaaacatgaagagGTGTGTgagttttgaggcattgcatattGAAGTATTGGTGTATATTCGCTTTGCACCCTCCAACCACAGTTCTCCTTTCAGAGAACTAAACAGAGCAGTTACTGACTCTACCCTAAAACCTCTGAATCCTAAATAGACCAACATGTCTCACACTCTTCAGTCTCCCAACGATTACTAGAgaaagctagtcgaaatgttgagacatATTAGGAATTTGCTCTGCGTCAGTGAAGTTAACAATGGAAGTCCCCTTGATACACCAAGCGAAAATAGTGGCCCTGTCCGAATTTCTAAATAGTGGCCCTGGCCGATTTCCTACCAGGCCCAGGTGGcaagttcttttcaaaacttaagTAGTCTGAAGTAGAATTCTGAAATCTACAGACTAGCAAGACTAGTTTCTGAAAGACACTAACCTCTTCTGTACAATCAGATTGATGTTTCTGAGGGCTACATACTGCACTTCAGGCTCAGCAGAGAGTAGGGTAACAAGAGGGGGAGCTAGCTTCCTGGTTAGGGTGGTCAGGTACTCCCCATCAACTGGCATCATCTCCATGAACTTCATCAGGACCTATTGAGGTAACAATACGGTAGTTTATGATTCaatgctaaaataataataatagctactGGCTTACAAGTAACTAATTGTTTATAACACAAACAACAGCACATTTAGCGTCAACAACAGGATGAATGAATAGGAAActagaagaaatgttcagttgtAGACGCTGGAGGAAAACTATAAGAAGAAATTTTTCATGCCGAAAAACTCCTCATATCGAAATGTTGTTGAATCACTCTCTCCAATACAACATTCCTTTAATAGAAGGGAatagtttattaaaaatcttatacattatcaacagctgcagagCTTCTTAACAAGTCAGTTTGTATGGTTATTCATTCTTggagtaattacaaaaggtaTACCCTCCTTTTAACAATGTACAGTTTGGGTTAAATAAGATACCAAGCCTGATATTCTTGGACTAACATGACTAAGGCAATGGGGGAATTGCCTCCATGCGCATTGCCTTGGTTCCTTTTTAAAATAGAAATGTCCTTCACAGCAGTGCCCTTCAATAGGAACTTTAGTTAGCAGGccagatacttcacggaggcaacgaaggcgattgcctccgtgtcccctggtcattgccttggtgcccttaaaatgctccaatacaaatttgcaatttcatcatagggtgcccttaaccaagaagaaaatgccttggtgcccttgccctttcaaaaacgaagcatacaggcctgagttAGTCCACACGCACCTTAACAGCTGAGAGCACCACAGCAGCGTTAGCATGAGCCAGTCTGGGAGTGACTCGTTCACAGATACTTTGAGCCTCTCGGTCATCTTTAGGAGTGTAGTTGGACAGAGAATCCAAGATGAAGATCTGACCCCATCTAAACAAAGAAAGTTACAAACTCCATTTAGTCTCCTTTTGAGTttataaaaactgatttatCTTAAATCTTCCTGGTAATGACACCAAGGGATCAAGAAAAGCATTTTTCCGTAGGCTTGAAGTATCCAAAAATAGAGGAAAACCAACAGAATCAGgtaggactgaaaacccaatccacaagcaAGACTCTGGTCTGAGGTGAAATTTGAACTGGTGTCGACAGAGGTGAAGGGCAGGGAAAGAATCCACTGTGCCAACCTGATCCCCCAAGTATACCAGTGCATGAAATTACGTTTATAAATAGGCCCCTTGCATTGTCTGCCATCATTGATGAAACGTGCCAGCATGAAAGGCTATTATTGGCGGAGATCTTGTGCAGCATGCAAGTACGTGCAGCATGCAAGTACGCCCTTCGCATGACTCTCAGCTACAAGCATAATGCATAATACGCAAGCACAATTcaccacttttttattgtttcgtcatcaaagatggcggtcattGACGTCAAGTGCAATCCTTCTATATGAAGGTATATGAGCTGGGGTCGACAAGAGTGGAAGAAACCAGGTCAACTTGACCCTAAAGCTCAACTTGGGCTACATTGTTTGGTACATATAGTCAATGATAACAAAAGGGAATGTGCGGGCCAAACTTACTCTG
Above is a genomic segment from Asterias rubens chromosome 5, eAstRub1.3, whole genome shotgun sequence containing:
- the LOC117290170 gene encoding AP-1 complex subunit beta-1-like isoform X2 codes for the protein MTDSKYFTTTKKGEIYELKADLNSDKKEKKKEAVKKVIASMTVGKDVSSLFPDVVNCMQTDNLELKKLVYLYLMNYAKSQPDMAIMAVNTFVKDCEDTNPLIRALAVRTMGCIRVDKITAYLCDPLRKCLKDEDPYVQKTAAVCVAKLYDINPQLVEDQGFIDQLRDLLTASNPMVVANAVAALSEINDASPSGTTLFDLNSQTINKLLTALNECTEWGQIFILDSLSNYTPKDDREAQSICERVTPRLAHANAAVVLSAVKVLMKFMEMMPVDGEYLTTLTRKLAPPLVTLLSAEPEVQYVALRNINLIVQKRAEILKHEMKVFFVKYNDPIYVKLEKLDIMIRLASQANIAQVLAELKEYATEVDVDFVRKSVRAIGRCAIKVEQSAERCVSTLLDLIQTKVNYVVQEAIVVIKDIFRKYPNKYESIIATLCENLDTLDEPEARASMIWIIGEYAERIDNADELLESFLEGFHDENTQVQLQLLTAIVKLFLKRPTDTQELVQQVLSLATQDSDNPDLRDRGYIYWRLLSTDPAAAKDVVLANKPLISEETDLIEPTLLDELICYIGSLASVYHKPPSAFVEGRNATRRVLPTRTPGSGSTSPESETAAAMPATPATTIIPEAQPIHQSDLIGDLLGMDLGPPAPTPPMSAMTAQPMMGGGSLDLIGGGLDSLIGGPAMGQPVPQQQPMMGGGGSMGTMGALGDIFSLAAGPGLVPGMYVEPKTEWLAASKGKGLEIKGTFSRRQGQLCMDMTLTNKAMQQMSQFAIQLNKNSFGLVPAQPLNVPSPLNMNQSLDVTLPLNSNGPVQRMEPIASLQVAVKNNIDVMYFSALASINALFLETGEMEKRDFLTEWQKLPAANEVQFPIEVPMTADEVVQKLQTNNIFTVARRHLDGQDMLYQSLKLPNNIWVLIELKMQPGVSSATLSLKCQLVDISQMVHVSYKAILQN
- the LOC117290170 gene encoding AP-1 complex subunit beta-1-like isoform X1 produces the protein MTDSKYFTTTKKGEIYELKADLNSDKKEKKKEAVKKVIASMTVGKDVSSLFPDVVNCMQTDNLELKKLVYLYLMNYAKSQPDMAIMAVNTFVKDCEDTNPLIRALAVRTMGCIRVDKITAYLCDPLRKCLKDEDPYVQKTAAVCVAKLYDINPQLVEDQGFIDQLRDLLTASNPMVVANAVAALSEINDASPSGTTLFDLNSQTINKLLTALNECTEWGQIFILDSLSNYTPKDDREAQSICERVTPRLAHANAAVVLSAVKVLMKFMEMMPVDGEYLTTLTRKLAPPLVTLLSAEPEVQYVALRNINLIVQKRAEILKHEMKVFFVKYNDPIYVKLEKLDIMIRLASQANIAQVLAELKEYATEVDVDFVRKSVRAIGRCAIKVEQSAERCVSTLLDLIQTKVNYVVQEAIVVIKDIFRKYPNKYESIIATLCENLDTLDEPEARASMIWIIGEYAERIDNADELLESFLEGFHDENTQVQLQLLTAIVKLFLKRPTDTQELVQQVLSLATQDSDNPDLRDRGYIYWRLLSTDPAAAKDVVLANKPLISEETDLIEPTLLDELICYIGSLASVYHKPPSAFVEGRNATRRVLPTRTPGSGSTSPESETAAAMPATPATTIIPEAQPIHQSDLIGDLLGMDLGPPAPTPPMSAMTAQPMMGGGSLDLIGGGLDSLIGGPAMGQPVPQQQPMMGGGGSMGTMGALGDIFSLAAGPGLVPGMYVEPKTEWLAASKGKGLEIKGTFSRRQGQLCMDMTLTNKAMQQMSQFAIQLNKNSFGLVPAQPLNVPSPLNMNQSLDVTLPLNSNGPVQRMEPIASLQVAVKNNIDVMYFSALASINALFLETGEMEEKRDFLTEWQKLPAANEVQFPIEVPMTADEVVQKLQTNNIFTVARRHLDGQDMLYQSLKLPNNIWVLIELKMQPGVSSATLSLKCQLVDISQMVHVSYKAILQN